Proteins encoded within one genomic window of Gracilimonas sp.:
- a CDS encoding RluA family pseudouridine synthase, with amino-acid sequence MKKQAGKDRQTTIYEHTVPDGQNSDIRLDKYITSFVENASRTKVQEAIKDGYVEVNGKKEKSSYIMQPGDEIFIELPKAPPPEAKPEEMELNIVYEDDDIIIVNKEADIVVHPAYGNWTGTLVNGLMYHVDELAGEDEDENLRPGIVHRLDKDTSGLLVVAKNEETLAKLSGLFQEKDVERTYWAIVWGTPDAEGTIEGDIGRSKRDRKLMTVKPEGQGKHAVTHYKVLEYFDYLSLVEVKLETGRTHQIRVHFAHMGNHVFGDPTYGGTSVRYGPNTGSRKSMFHNLITGLGRQALHAKTLGFEHPKTGEMVRFDSELPDDFQHVLTMLRENCKSEY; translated from the coding sequence ATGAAGAAACAAGCCGGAAAAGACCGACAGACTACGATCTACGAACACACAGTGCCTGATGGGCAGAACAGTGACATCCGTTTGGATAAATACATTACCTCATTTGTAGAAAATGCGTCCCGTACAAAAGTTCAGGAAGCCATCAAAGATGGATATGTGGAAGTTAATGGGAAGAAAGAAAAATCTTCTTATATCATGCAGCCCGGTGATGAAATATTTATTGAGCTTCCAAAGGCTCCGCCACCCGAGGCCAAGCCGGAGGAGATGGAACTCAATATCGTGTATGAAGATGATGATATCATTATCGTGAACAAGGAAGCCGATATAGTGGTACATCCGGCGTATGGAAACTGGACGGGTACGCTGGTGAACGGACTGATGTACCACGTGGATGAGCTGGCGGGTGAGGATGAAGATGAAAATCTACGTCCCGGTATTGTGCATCGGTTGGATAAGGACACCAGCGGATTATTGGTAGTGGCCAAGAATGAAGAAACCCTTGCCAAGCTAAGCGGACTTTTTCAGGAAAAAGATGTTGAAAGAACTTATTGGGCTATCGTTTGGGGGACTCCTGATGCAGAAGGAACCATCGAAGGAGATATTGGCCGATCCAAAAGAGATCGAAAATTAATGACGGTAAAACCTGAGGGACAGGGAAAACACGCCGTCACGCATTACAAAGTGCTTGAATATTTTGATTATCTGAGTCTGGTTGAAGTGAAGCTGGAAACAGGTCGAACGCACCAGATTAGGGTGCATTTTGCGCATATGGGAAATCATGTTTTTGGAGATCCAACCTATGGCGGAACTTCGGTACGATACGGTCCGAATACCGGTTCCCGGAAATCGATGTTCCATAATCTCATCACCGGGTTAGGCCGACAGGCCCTTCACGCCAAAACCCTTGGATTTGAACATCCAAAAACCGGAGAGATGGTTCGATTCGATTCAGAATTGCCGGATGACTTTCAACACGTACTTACGATGTTGAGGGAGAATTGTAAATCGGAGTATTGA